A single Fusarium oxysporum Fo47 chromosome IV, complete sequence DNA region contains:
- a CDS encoding Alpha/beta hydrolase fold-1: MSNPTIVFAPGAWHTADCYDVVRKELHAKGWETEAVDYPSVGAEPPTKGLSDDVAAVRAVVEKLVEEGKKVMVVVHSYGGLVGAEAVKGLGLKQRAQEGKPGGVIQLVYLSAFVMPKGASILGALGGQYLPWMRVEGDYVYAETPDNVFYHDVDPETQTKAIAALKHQSRRVYTDNVEYEPWHDVPCFFIFCDEDRAIPLAIQENLASTLGSDAGSFHIKSSHSPFLSLPKETVEGLEKAAQDGLTKSSS, translated from the exons ATGTCTAACCCCACTATCGTCTTCGCTCCTGGTGCGTGGCACACAGCTGATTGCTACGATGTCGTGCGAAAAGAACTCCACGCCAAGGGCTGGGAGACTGAGGCTGTTGATTACCCCTCCGTGGGCGCTGAGCCTCCTACCAAGGGATTGAGCGATGATGTCGCCGCTGTGCgagctgttgttgagaagttggttgaggagggcaagaaggTCATGGTTGTTGTGCACTCGTACGGTGGTCTTGTTGGTGCTGAGGCTGTTAaaggcttgggcttgaagCAGCGCGCACAGGAGGGTAAGCCAGGCGGTGTGATTCAGCTTGTTTATCTGAGCGCTTTCGTCATGCCAAAGGGAGCTAGTATTCTCGGGGCCCTTGGAGGACAGTATCTTCCCTGGATGCGAGTCGAG GGAGACTATGTCTATGCTGAGACCCCCGACAACGTCTTCTACCACGACGTTGATCCTGAAACTCAAACCAAGGCCATTGCTGCCTTGAAGCATCAATCTCGTCGCGTGTACACCGACAACGTCGAGTACGAACCATGGCACGACGTTCCCTGCTTCTTCATTTTCTGCGACGAAGATCGTGCTATTCCTTTGGCTATTCAGGAGAATCTGGCTTCTACGTTGGGTTCTGATGCTGGAAGCTTCCACATCAAGAGCTCTCACTCGCCGTTCCTGTCGCTACCTAAGGAGACGGTTGAGGGGCTAGAGAAAGCTGCTCAGGATGGTTTGACCAAGAGCTCAAGCTAG